A single region of the Populus nigra chromosome 2, ddPopNigr1.1, whole genome shotgun sequence genome encodes:
- the LOC133681398 gene encoding protein pleiotropic regulatory locus 1-like, with product MPGTTVEMEPIEPQSLKKLCLKSLKKSRDLFSPIHSQLAPLDPESKRIRMSHKISVEYKGIKVGSEIVPGQVNSAAVEASGSSNVLSISGPGDSRVSQKGGAQNALVVGPSLQPKTQNDVGVSGKSTSVITASGSSERNFSTSAIMERIPSKWPRPVWRPPWKNYRVISGHLGWVRSIAFDPSNTWFGTGSADRTIKIWDVGSGRLKLTLTGHIEQVRGLAVSQRHTYMFSAGDDKQVKCWDLEQNKVVRSYHGHLSGVYCLALHPTIDLLLTGGRDSVCRVWDIRTKVQAFALSGHDNTVCSVFTRPTDPQVVTGSHDSTIKFWDLRYGKTMLTLTHHKKSVRAMALHPTEHCFASASADNIKKFSLPKGEFLHNMLSQQKTIINAMAVNEDGVMATGGDNGSLWFWDWKSGHNFQQAQTIVQPGSLDSEAGIYALSYDLTGSRLVTCEADKTIKMWKEDEDATTETHPLNFKPPKDIRRF from the exons ATGCCAGGCACCACTGTAGAAATGGAGCCAATAGAACCACAATCACTAAAGAAACTATGCCTCAAATCCCTCAAAAAATCACGCGATCTTTTCTCTCCTATTCACTCTCAGCTCGCTCCTCTCGATCCTGAAAG TAAAAGAATTCGAATGAGCCACAAG ATTAGTGTGGAGTATAAAGGAATCAAAGTGGGGAGTGAAATCGTGCCAGGACAAGTTAATTCTGCTGCAGTGGAAGCTTCAGGGTCTTCTAATGTCCTTTCTATTTCGG GTCCAGGTGATTCTAGGGTTTCACAAAAAGGTGGAGCTCAAAATGCATTGGTTGTTGGTCCATCTTTGCAACCAAAGACACA GAATGATGTTGGTGTTTCGGGCAAAAGCACTTCAGTGATTACTGCTTCTGGTTCATCTGAAAG GAACTTCTCAACCTCCGCGATAATGGAAAGAATCCCGAGCAAATGGCCCCGCCCTGTCTGGCGTCCTCCATGGAAGAACTACAGG GTCATTAGTGGCCATTTGGGTTGGGTGAGATCTATTGCATTTGATCCAAGTAATACATGGTTTGGTACTGGTTCTGCTGATCGAACAATCAAG ATATGGGATGTTGGGAGTGGAAGGTTAAAGCTCACACTAACTGGACACATTGAGCAAGTACGAG GCCTTGCCGTCAGCCAAAGACATACCTACATGTTCTCTGCTGGTGATGATAAACAGGTTAAATGCTGGGACCTTGAACAGAATAAG GTTGTCCGGTCTTATCATGGTCATCTAAGTGGTGTCTACTGCTTGGCCCTTCATCCTACTATTGACCTTTTGCTTACCGGGGGACGTGATTCTGTCTGTCGG GTCTGGGATATTCGTACCAAGGTACAAGCTTTTGCACTGTCAGGGCATGATAATACAGTGTGCTCAGTTTTTACTCGACCTACG GATCCTCAAGTGGTTACTGGTTCCCATGACTCAACTATTAAGTTCTGGGACCTTAGATATG GTAAGACCATGTTAACTCTTACACATCACAAGAAATCTGTGCGAGCCATGGCACTGCATCCGACAGA GCATTGCTTTGCTTCTGCATCAGCCGACAACATTAAGAAATTCAGTCTTCCAAAAGGAGAATTTTTACACAACATGCT CTCTCAGCAGAAAACCATCATTAATGCGATGGCTGTCAATGAAGATGGTGTTATGGCTACAGGAG GTGACAATGGGAGCTTATGGTTCTGGGATTGGAAGAGTGGACATAATTTCCAGCAAGCACAGACAATTGTGCAGCCTG GTTCATTGGATAGTGAAGCCGGTATATATGCTCTCTCCTATGACCTGACCGGTTCGAGGCTTGTTACATGTGAAGCTGACAAGACAATAAAAATGTGGAAGGAAGATGAAGATGCCACTACAGAAACTCATCCCCTCAACTTCAAGCCACCAAAAGATATCCGGCGGTTCTAA